The Sinomicrobium kalidii genome contains a region encoding:
- a CDS encoding helix-turn-helix domain-containing protein translates to MTKIDLQPKRPHIGRNIRILRNLKGIKQEALSAETDIPQPEISEIENSEDVDEKKLLKIAEALSVTPELIKTFDENYALYNINNKLENVEIKENSHGIHQVFNSNEKVVVELYERLLASEKEKVEILKNFGNK, encoded by the coding sequence ATGACAAAGATTGATTTACAACCAAAAAGACCCCACATTGGCCGAAATATTAGAATACTTCGGAACCTTAAAGGAATTAAACAAGAGGCTTTGTCGGCAGAAACAGATATTCCTCAACCCGAGATTTCTGAAATTGAAAACTCTGAGGATGTTGATGAAAAAAAATTATTAAAGATTGCTGAAGCATTAAGTGTAACACCAGAGTTGATTAAAACCTTTGATGAAAATTATGCCCTTTATAACATTAATAATAAATTGGAAAATGTAGAAATAAAGGAAAATTCACATGGTATTCATCAAGTTTTTAATTCTAATGAGAAAGTAGTTGTTGAACTTTATGAACGCTTATTGGCTAGCGAGAAAGAAAAAGTGGAAATACTTAAAAATTTTGGTAATAAATAA
- a CDS encoding SusC/RagA family TonB-linked outer membrane protein, with amino-acid sequence MKTYSYKGKCILFIGIFFIFFPVFLNAFPLYPQHGVSGTITDSDGLPLPGVNVVVKGTQSGTISGIKGTYVLEAEVTDTLVFSYIGFKREEVVVGDRAVIDVVLQEDVTALEGVEVNAGYYTVKEKEKTGSISRITAETIEKQPVSNPLAAMQGRMAGVSIRQSTGVPGGSFSVEIRGRNSLRNDGNAPLYIIDGVPYTVGSLSLTGGLIVPGANPLVGINPGDIRSIEILKDADATAIYGSRGANGVVLITTKKGKPGKVSVKLDIYSGVGSIPRKMDMLSTEQYLEMRHEALANDGATPSEFDPDINGAWDQDRYTDWQEVLLGGTAFTTNAQFSVSGGTPQTQFLFRGGYYRETTVFPGDFALGRGSGLFNLTHTSKDQKFDVALSANYTVTQNNLLREDLTDEALSLPPNAPPIYDEAGELNWANSTWSNPFALLRRKYENNTKNLVTHLDLGYEIARGLRLKAGLGYTATHTRDMSTVPVASWNPLFIQYGTTGSAAFGNQEFTSWIAEPQLTYECSLGQNGRLKLLAGATFQQTRSEGTVLAASGYTSDALLEDPRAAPDIAIQNTFFNDYRYMAVFGRIHYSFKDKYFLNLTGRRDGSSRFGPGRRFGNFGAIGAAWLFSEESYLRDRWGFLSFGKLRASYGVTGSDAIGDYGFLDSYVSTTYPYGGGSGLRPARLFNPDFSWETNKKLEIALEAGFFNNRIRMEAAYYRNRSSNQLVGFPLAHTTGFTSVQANLPATVENTGWEFLLQSTNINTPHFNWKTSANLTLPRNRLVAYPGIENSPYANTYIIGEPLFIRRSFHVTGVDPDTGLYTFEDVNGDGNISFPEDLKTAPRTGRTYFGGINNSLTLKNWQLDVFTEFVHQRRESFFGNVSAPGTLRNQPAIVMERWQRPGDQTDIQRFTRGGEGLTAYTNFRTRGDASLADASFIRLKNVSLSYRFSGQRLKGTGLTGLRLYLQGQNLATLVTGDKALIGMDPESGLSRLPPLRVITAGIQLIF; translated from the coding sequence ATGAAAACCTATTCATATAAGGGGAAGTGTATCCTTTTTATAGGAATATTCTTCATATTTTTCCCTGTCTTTCTAAATGCTTTCCCGCTTTATCCGCAGCATGGCGTTAGTGGTACCATTACGGATAGTGACGGTTTACCCTTGCCCGGCGTCAATGTCGTAGTCAAAGGCACACAAAGCGGAACCATATCCGGAATAAAGGGGACCTATGTCCTGGAAGCCGAAGTGACCGATACCCTGGTGTTTTCCTATATAGGATTTAAAAGGGAAGAAGTTGTTGTTGGGGACCGTGCCGTAATTGATGTGGTATTGCAGGAAGACGTGACCGCCCTGGAAGGGGTGGAGGTCAATGCGGGCTATTACACGGTAAAAGAGAAAGAAAAGACCGGGAGTATCAGCAGAATCACGGCAGAAACGATCGAAAAGCAACCTGTTTCCAATCCACTGGCCGCCATGCAGGGCCGGATGGCCGGGGTATCCATCCGGCAAAGTACGGGAGTACCCGGTGGCAGCTTTTCTGTTGAGATCAGGGGGCGTAACAGTCTTCGTAACGATGGGAATGCCCCTTTATATATTATAGACGGGGTGCCGTATACCGTAGGTTCCTTAAGCCTGACAGGAGGACTTATTGTTCCCGGGGCCAATCCGCTGGTGGGGATCAACCCCGGAGATATTAGAAGTATTGAAATACTAAAAGATGCCGATGCTACGGCCATATATGGTTCACGAGGCGCCAATGGCGTGGTCCTGATTACCACGAAAAAAGGAAAACCGGGTAAGGTATCCGTAAAACTGGATATCTATAGTGGTGTCGGAAGCATCCCCCGGAAAATGGATATGCTCAGCACAGAACAATACTTGGAGATGCGACACGAAGCCCTTGCCAATGATGGGGCCACACCAAGTGAATTTGACCCTGATATCAACGGGGCCTGGGACCAGGATCGTTATACGGACTGGCAGGAGGTACTCCTGGGCGGGACCGCTTTTACCACGAACGCCCAGTTTAGTGTTTCCGGGGGGACGCCGCAAACCCAGTTCCTGTTCAGGGGCGGTTATTACCGGGAAACCACGGTTTTTCCCGGTGATTTTGCCCTGGGGCGCGGTTCCGGGCTGTTTAACCTGACCCATACCTCTAAGGACCAGAAATTCGATGTGGCCCTTTCAGCCAATTACACGGTGACCCAAAACAACCTGCTCCGGGAGGACCTTACGGATGAGGCCTTATCGCTGCCCCCGAATGCCCCGCCCATTTACGATGAAGCAGGTGAACTGAACTGGGCGAACTCCACCTGGTCGAATCCCTTTGCCTTGCTGCGCAGAAAATATGAAAACAACACCAAAAACCTGGTGACCCATCTTGACCTGGGCTATGAAATTGCTCGCGGGCTCCGGCTAAAGGCCGGCCTGGGGTATACGGCGACCCACACCCGGGATATGTCTACCGTTCCCGTAGCTTCCTGGAACCCGCTTTTTATACAATACGGTACTACCGGATCAGCTGCTTTCGGGAACCAGGAATTTACCTCCTGGATCGCAGAGCCCCAATTGACTTACGAATGTTCCCTGGGACAAAACGGCCGGCTAAAGTTATTGGCCGGTGCTACTTTTCAACAAACCCGGAGTGAAGGCACTGTACTGGCCGCTTCAGGCTATACCAGTGATGCCTTGCTGGAAGACCCGAGGGCTGCCCCTGATATCGCGATACAAAATACGTTTTTTAATGACTATCGTTATATGGCTGTATTCGGGCGTATCCATTACAGCTTTAAGGACAAATATTTTTTAAACCTCACCGGACGTAGGGATGGTTCCAGCCGGTTTGGTCCCGGGCGCCGTTTCGGTAATTTCGGGGCGATCGGTGCTGCCTGGTTGTTTTCGGAAGAAAGTTACCTTCGCGATCGTTGGGGATTTCTCAGTTTCGGGAAACTGCGGGCCAGTTATGGGGTGACCGGAAGTGATGCTATAGGGGACTACGGGTTCCTGGACAGTTACGTCTCCACGACCTACCCTTATGGCGGAGGCAGCGGATTGCGTCCTGCCCGGTTATTTAACCCGGACTTTAGCTGGGAAACTAATAAAAAACTGGAAATAGCCCTGGAAGCCGGGTTTTTCAATAATCGCATCCGGATGGAGGCCGCTTATTACCGTAACCGGTCTTCCAACCAGCTCGTAGGCTTTCCCCTGGCCCATACCACAGGTTTTACCTCCGTACAGGCTAACCTGCCAGCAACCGTTGAAAACACAGGTTGGGAATTCCTGCTGCAAAGCACCAATATTAACACGCCCCACTTTAACTGGAAAACCTCGGCCAACCTGACCCTTCCCCGGAATAGACTGGTAGCCTATCCCGGCATAGAAAATTCTCCTTATGCCAACACCTATATCATTGGTGAGCCCCTGTTTATCCGCAGGTCATTCCACGTTACGGGAGTCGATCCCGATACCGGGCTATACACATTTGAAGATGTCAACGGGGATGGGAATATCAGTTTCCCGGAAGATTTGAAGACTGCTCCACGGACAGGAAGAACATATTTTGGTGGCATAAACAACAGCCTTACCCTGAAAAACTGGCAATTGGATGTATTTACGGAGTTTGTCCACCAAAGGCGGGAGAGTTTTTTTGGCAATGTCAGCGCTCCCGGGACCTTGCGGAATCAACCTGCAATTGTGATGGAACGCTGGCAGCGCCCCGGGGACCAGACCGATATACAGCGCTTTACCCGGGGAGGTGAAGGGCTTACCGCCTATACCAACTTCCGAACCCGGGGGGATGCTTCCCTCGCCGATGCCTCTTTTATCCGGTTAAAGAACGTATCACTGTCCTATCGTTTTTCCGGGCAGAGGCTAAAGGGGACCGGACTTACCGGGTTACGTCTCTACTTGCAGGGACAAAACCTGGCGACCCTTGTCACCGGGGACAAAGCCCTTATCGGTATGGACCCTGAAAGCGGGCTTTCGCGCCTACCACCGTTACGGGTCATTACTGCCGGGATTCAACTCATTTTTTAA
- a CDS encoding RagB/SusD family nutrient uptake outer membrane protein, protein MYTIIHIITLPGKNSFWRLIGYLVLTLLLVSCESFLETGAPKTQLSSENVYQDDEAATAVVRGIYSEMMRGQEFLSGGHSSIPLLCGLSGDVFENRSTALDRITFYENELQTTNAMVLSAFWQPAYQYIYSANAVLEGVSDTAALSPDTCKQLEGEALFIRALSHFYLVNLFGDIPLALTTDYQENTALERSPVSRVYQQIIADLKGATERLTATDTYGERIRPNKWAAAALLARVYLYTEDWPAAEATATSVIDQASLYQLEPDLDKVFTSDSPETIWQLKPVSPGRNTWAAVTYIPQGDTAPAWVYLSPSLMSAFETGDLRKTSWTGAVTVNGKTFYYPLKYKVYEANQPLTEYNVILRLAEQYLIRAEARAMQNNIAPAIADLNALRERAGLSALAASLSQAQALEAIRDERRAELFAEGGHRWLDLKRTGRADHTLGLLKPGWQPTDVLYPIPDLEIQTNPNLTQNEGY, encoded by the coding sequence ATGTACACTATAATCCACATCATAACACTACCGGGGAAAAATAGCTTTTGGAGACTGATCGGCTATCTTGTGTTAACCCTGCTGCTGGTTTCCTGTGAAAGTTTCCTGGAGACCGGGGCTCCCAAAACCCAGTTGAGTAGCGAAAATGTATATCAAGACGATGAAGCAGCTACCGCAGTAGTGCGGGGTATTTACAGTGAAATGATGCGTGGCCAGGAATTTTTAAGTGGGGGGCATAGCAGTATTCCCCTGCTTTGCGGACTCTCCGGAGATGTTTTTGAGAACCGTTCCACGGCATTGGACCGCATTACATTTTATGAAAATGAATTGCAAACGACCAATGCCATGGTCCTGAGTGCCTTCTGGCAGCCGGCTTACCAGTATATCTATAGTGCCAATGCCGTTTTGGAAGGGGTGTCCGATACTGCGGCACTTAGCCCGGACACCTGCAAGCAATTGGAAGGAGAAGCCTTGTTCATAAGGGCATTAAGTCACTTTTACCTGGTCAATCTTTTTGGGGACATTCCCTTGGCTTTAACTACCGATTACCAGGAAAATACCGCTTTGGAGCGTAGCCCTGTCTCCCGGGTCTACCAGCAGATCATTGCAGACCTGAAAGGCGCGACGGAACGCCTTACCGCTACGGACACCTATGGGGAACGGATACGTCCCAACAAATGGGCAGCGGCAGCTTTATTGGCCAGGGTATACCTGTATACCGAAGATTGGCCGGCAGCCGAGGCCACTGCCACATCCGTGATCGACCAGGCTTCCCTGTACCAATTGGAACCTGATTTGGATAAGGTTTTTACAAGTGACAGCCCGGAAACGATCTGGCAGCTCAAACCCGTATCCCCCGGGAGAAATACCTGGGCTGCGGTGACCTACATTCCCCAGGGGGATACCGCTCCGGCCTGGGTATACCTTTCCCCATCGTTAATGTCGGCTTTCGAAACCGGGGATTTAAGGAAAACAAGTTGGACCGGTGCTGTTACGGTCAACGGCAAAACATTTTACTATCCTTTAAAGTACAAGGTATACGAGGCTAACCAGCCACTCACGGAATATAATGTCATATTACGTTTGGCTGAACAGTACCTGATCCGTGCAGAGGCCAGGGCCATGCAGAACAATATAGCCCCGGCCATAGCTGACTTGAATGCTCTCAGAGAACGAGCGGGCCTATCCGCTTTAGCGGCATCCCTGTCACAAGCGCAAGCCCTGGAAGCTATTAGGGATGAACGCCGGGCAGAACTCTTTGCCGAAGGAGGACATCGCTGGCTGGACCTCAAACGCACAGGGAGAGCGGATCATACACTGGGCCTACTAAAACCGGGATGGCAGCCTACAGATGTGCTTTACCCCATTCCCGATCTGGAAATACAAACCAATCCCAATCTCACCCAAAACGAAGGCTACTAA
- a CDS encoding TlpA disulfide reductase family protein, which produces MKFNIQNMLSGVLFLCTLITTPAQEHRELSLSVGDPAPAIDQLQWVKGRPVTGFKKGQIYVVELTSVACPFCRESMPYLKELVQKYEKKIKLLAIYLEKKKAFRGSSPEYPRKVKDYVTVLNNPYPVAVDDSTGTVYRAWMKPAGLMGVPQALVVGQDGRITWIGHPMELAPVIAQLTSGTFAPEVEYCRQTRALQKLKQVMHLQEAGKWNRAYKVLDQLISEYPEKRYFLYPRKYETLLKDNPEKAYRFIGRFLKEKQGYSTWKGMAETLLFYSYKNTLTAPHYDQLITLAQKAIAQTTDKLHKVQNLRMQAYAYAQKEDYAKAVEIQQEVIRIQASRAPRDVFGEGTAYDRKKLEQYREFIK; this is translated from the coding sequence ATGAAATTCAATATACAAAACATGCTATCAGGAGTACTATTCCTGTGTACACTCATTACAACTCCCGCGCAGGAACACCGGGAGCTTAGCCTTTCTGTAGGGGACCCTGCCCCAGCGATCGATCAACTACAGTGGGTAAAGGGGAGGCCTGTGACCGGGTTTAAAAAAGGACAGATTTACGTAGTAGAACTGACCTCAGTGGCTTGCCCGTTTTGCCGGGAGAGCATGCCATACCTGAAGGAATTGGTCCAAAAATACGAGAAGAAAATAAAGCTATTAGCCATTTACCTGGAAAAGAAAAAAGCTTTCCGGGGAAGTTCCCCGGAATATCCCCGAAAAGTTAAGGATTATGTGACCGTACTGAATAATCCGTATCCGGTCGCTGTAGATGACAGTACAGGAACCGTGTACCGGGCCTGGATGAAGCCGGCCGGACTTATGGGGGTACCACAAGCCCTGGTCGTTGGTCAGGATGGCCGTATTACCTGGATAGGCCATCCCATGGAATTGGCCCCCGTTATTGCTCAATTGACCTCGGGCACTTTTGCCCCTGAAGTAGAATACTGCCGACAAACCCGGGCCCTGCAAAAGTTAAAACAGGTAATGCATTTACAGGAAGCAGGGAAATGGAACCGGGCTTATAAAGTATTGGACCAGTTGATAAGCGAATATCCGGAAAAACGATATTTTCTGTATCCCCGCAAATATGAGACCCTGTTAAAAGACAACCCGGAAAAGGCGTACCGGTTTATCGGCAGGTTTTTAAAGGAAAAACAAGGGTACAGTACCTGGAAGGGCATGGCGGAGACCCTGCTGTTTTATAGTTATAAAAACACTTTAACAGCCCCGCATTATGACCAGCTGATTACCCTGGCTCAAAAGGCTATAGCGCAGACCACGGATAAATTGCATAAGGTACAAAACCTGCGGATGCAGGCCTATGCGTATGCGCAAAAGGAAGATTATGCTAAAGCCGTGGAAATACAACAGGAAGTCATCCGTATCCAGGCTTCCAGGGCCCCCCGGGATGTTTTTGGAGAAGGAACAGCATACGATCGAAAAAAATTGGAGCAGTACCGGGAATTTATAAAATAA
- a CDS encoding protein-disulfide reductase DsbD domain-containing protein, whose translation MKISRPIIIVLILVAFKGNAQDPVQWSFDTASITLEEVSLNFSADIEPGWKLYAPSEDGDAPVTPLSITLNTSPDYKVMEELEEQTTPVQAFDPFFGMEISWYEGTARLSQKIKLRHPRATISGKVVYMACNDRMCLPPRTEVFTLNVRNANWEKKKN comes from the coding sequence ATGAAAATTTCAAGACCTATTATCATTGTTTTGATCCTGGTTGCCTTTAAAGGAAATGCCCAGGACCCCGTACAGTGGTCTTTTGATACCGCATCCATCACATTGGAAGAGGTCTCTTTAAACTTCAGTGCTGATATCGAGCCGGGTTGGAAGCTTTATGCCCCCTCCGAAGATGGCGACGCCCCGGTAACACCCTTATCCATAACCCTAAACACATCACCGGATTATAAAGTCATGGAGGAACTGGAGGAACAAACCACCCCCGTTCAGGCTTTTGACCCTTTTTTCGGAATGGAAATTTCGTGGTATGAAGGTACTGCCCGGTTGTCGCAAAAAATAAAACTTCGGCATCCCCGGGCTACCATTTCCGGGAAAGTGGTCTATATGGCCTGTAATGACAGGATGTGTCTTCCTCCCCGGACAGAAGTCTTTACTTTAAATGTTCGTAACGCTAATTGGGAGAAGAAAAAGAATTAG
- a CDS encoding DUF6520 family protein, with product MRKSKLMMTVGAFILAVGGVFASITLAPPVNADARHPLTNNCVPDQTVEQDCNPSLTEGIQCTVSFNGTTRDAWKPETAQPCAEPLFRPAN from the coding sequence ATGAGAAAATCAAAATTGATGATGACCGTAGGAGCTTTTATCTTAGCCGTTGGGGGTGTTTTTGCTTCCATAACGCTCGCTCCCCCGGTAAATGCCGATGCACGGCACCCACTTACCAATAATTGTGTGCCGGATCAAACCGTGGAACAGGACTGTAATCCCAGTCTTACTGAAGGGATACAGTGTACGGTAAGTTTCAACGGAACTACTCGCGATGCCTGGAAACCCGAGACAGCCCAGCCCTGTGCTGAGCCCTTATTCCGGCCCGCGAACTGA
- a CDS encoding MauE/DoxX family redox-associated membrane protein — translation MKWYKKHSRIAVRLIFRWFIILFTYAALSKLLDYQQFRIQLGQSPMFTTWAAEIAWFVPSLEVLIAVMLAIPRFRLLALYLTFSLMVMFSSYIYAILHFSSYVPCSCGGILEKMGWTEHLIFNIVMVLLAIIAIRSYPSTNGKQEKPKEFVAL, via the coding sequence ATGAAATGGTATAAAAAACATAGCCGGATTGCTGTCAGGCTCATTTTTCGGTGGTTTATCATCTTGTTTACCTATGCCGCACTAAGCAAACTCCTGGATTACCAGCAGTTTCGTATACAACTCGGCCAATCCCCCATGTTCACCACATGGGCAGCAGAGATCGCCTGGTTCGTTCCTTCACTGGAGGTCCTGATTGCTGTGATGTTGGCCATCCCCAGGTTTCGTTTGTTGGCACTATACCTCACATTTAGCCTGATGGTGATGTTTTCCTCCTACATTTATGCTATACTCCACTTCAGTTCCTATGTACCCTGTAGCTGCGGTGGCATATTGGAAAAAATGGGATGGACCGAACACCTGATCTTTAATATCGTAATGGTCTTGCTGGCCATTATCGCCATAAGATCCTATCCATCCACTAATGGAAAGCAAGAAAAACCCAAAGAATTCGTAGCACTATAA
- a CDS encoding helix-turn-helix domain-containing protein, with product MEDIDQKRIRSIFRMLVAMSRGNFSYKIKRTGCHDSLEALIMGVNMTVEEMRETFSHYSYINPHDSYRHLVQMSFVLDHRYHIRKFNAPVPDILRYEAKAFGNTPFKDLLSEESQKVWEVVKDKLSRLQQYAVQLVFATRQQFLVPAFCTISRLNDTDGKQSGILITSTETVLQEDLLDNTLEDTTGKYSRPVPFQGDPDIQLLQKVYDHILNNLEKPLPSAKELARDFGTNEYKLKKEFKQVFHKTIFQFQYSERFKKARLLVEHSGISLTKVAKMTGFKDYPNFSRAFKKKFGYSPKQWKKHFFNKGPGNA from the coding sequence ATGGAAGATATAGATCAAAAGAGAATCCGAAGTATATTCCGGATGCTGGTGGCCATGTCCCGGGGAAATTTTTCCTATAAGATTAAGAGGACCGGCTGCCACGATAGCCTGGAAGCCCTGATTATGGGAGTCAACATGACCGTTGAAGAGATGCGGGAGACTTTTAGCCATTACAGTTATATTAACCCGCATGATTCCTATCGCCACCTGGTGCAGATGAGTTTTGTACTGGACCACCGCTACCATATCCGGAAGTTTAATGCCCCGGTGCCCGATATTCTCCGTTACGAGGCAAAAGCATTCGGGAACACCCCTTTTAAAGACTTGCTCTCCGAAGAATCCCAAAAGGTGTGGGAAGTGGTCAAAGACAAATTAAGCCGGCTGCAACAGTATGCCGTGCAACTGGTATTCGCTACCCGGCAACAGTTTTTGGTCCCGGCATTTTGTACCATCTCCCGGCTTAATGACACCGACGGAAAACAATCGGGGATTCTTATTACTTCCACCGAAACCGTTCTCCAGGAGGATCTGCTCGATAATACCCTTGAAGATACTACCGGAAAATATTCCCGACCGGTCCCTTTTCAGGGGGACCCCGATATACAGCTTCTTCAAAAAGTATACGACCATATCCTCAACAACCTGGAAAAACCGCTGCCTTCCGCGAAAGAACTCGCCCGTGATTTCGGGACCAATGAGTACAAACTGAAAAAAGAGTTCAAACAGGTCTTTCACAAAACCATTTTCCAGTTCCAGTACAGTGAAAGGTTTAAAAAGGCACGGCTATTGGTCGAACATTCCGGTATTTCCCTGACCAAGGTTGCGAAAATGACGGGGTTCAAGGATTACCCCAATTTCTCCAGGGCATTTAAAAAAAAATTCGGGTACTCCCCCAAACAGTGGAAAAAGCATTTTTTTAATAAAGGGCCCGGGAATGCCTGA
- a CDS encoding DUF7793 family protein: protein MYISENYVENEYATFWIHNGILFYVYKPNTTIDLYAAQKTVADRVKFQHKVAYPILYDVRGIVEADKAGRDYMGKRGYLLTKAVGFLVPPPVSIGLVPFFLEIHQPHAPTRLFTEEDQAIKFLKSYVS, encoded by the coding sequence ATGTATATCTCTGAAAACTATGTCGAAAATGAATATGCTACTTTCTGGATTCATAACGGTATACTTTTCTATGTGTATAAGCCCAATACCACAATAGATTTATACGCTGCACAAAAGACCGTTGCAGATCGTGTAAAATTCCAGCACAAGGTAGCATATCCCATTCTTTATGATGTTCGTGGCATTGTGGAAGCCGACAAGGCCGGAAGGGACTATATGGGCAAACGCGGTTATCTCCTGACCAAAGCGGTCGGATTTTTAGTCCCGCCGCCTGTAAGTATCGGGCTTGTTCCCTTCTTCCTGGAAATCCATCAACCCCATGCCCCTACCCGCCTTTTTACCGAGGAAGACCAGGCCATAAAATTTCTGAAATCTTATGTCTCTTAA
- a CDS encoding RteC domain-containing protein, which produces MLKWPRFTALYLTAIFPLYLMHIPQDMVFKSILTDFNRELQHVLPVKPDDIKQIHRGIHLSRKTLYRLRDRMKENTLGSEAAEIRFFKEVKVIPLSWMIYFTEAGSLELRKPRADAGLQTKFFKKQLHKAEKFFRKHRDFIFYMEQGYTHLDRQYFTRNTKLYFPFPFQGDRDPDFSTSHDLLWARILAMNRFVDYLKKTLHQNSPGAKTDMKDAGTGKLVWTLPKTAAVELLYALYHSGAFNHGNVELKDVVHVFEKYLHTDLGNFYTTFSEIRARKIDRTKYMDLFTQNLLRKIEEGDL; this is translated from the coding sequence ATGCTGAAATGGCCCCGGTTTACTGCCCTGTACTTAACCGCCATATTCCCCCTGTATTTAATGCATATACCCCAGGATATGGTTTTTAAATCCATACTGACCGACTTTAACCGTGAATTGCAACATGTATTACCCGTAAAACCCGATGATATAAAACAAATTCACCGGGGCATACATCTTTCCCGCAAAACCCTGTACCGCTTACGGGACAGGATGAAGGAAAACACCTTAGGTAGCGAAGCCGCCGAAATCCGTTTTTTTAAGGAAGTTAAGGTCATCCCCCTGAGCTGGATGATCTACTTTACGGAAGCAGGTTCTCTGGAGCTTCGAAAGCCACGGGCGGATGCCGGACTTCAAACAAAGTTCTTCAAAAAACAGCTGCATAAGGCCGAGAAGTTTTTTAGAAAACACCGGGATTTTATTTTCTATATGGAACAGGGATATACCCACCTGGACCGCCAGTATTTTACAAGAAACACAAAGCTGTATTTTCCATTTCCGTTCCAGGGCGATCGCGACCCGGATTTTTCCACATCCCACGATTTATTATGGGCCCGTATCCTGGCCATGAACCGTTTTGTCGATTACCTGAAGAAAACATTGCATCAAAATTCCCCCGGGGCAAAAACAGACATGAAGGACGCCGGAACCGGGAAACTGGTATGGACCTTACCGAAAACGGCAGCAGTAGAATTGCTGTATGCCCTGTACCACAGCGGGGCCTTTAATCATGGTAACGTTGAACTTAAAGATGTGGTTCATGTTTTTGAAAAATACCTGCATACCGACCTGGGAAATTTCTACACTACCTTTTCCGAGATCCGTGCCCGGAAAATAGACCGTACAAAATACATGGATTTGTTTACACAAAACCTGCTGCGAAAAATAGAAGAGGGGGATTTGTAG
- a CDS encoding T9SS type A sorting domain-containing protein, with amino-acid sequence MGSEKAAYSLGYLYLKGMGSIDQDYYQAIQWFEKSNYGMARHWLAKCYYYGLGVTKNKEKAMTLLRDNPIYNSQTLLTQWEAHDRSDENQDVVGKEIPNQILAKSTQDLANNKTESNLPSDSFSGEWQGNLYEMDWSGKKILKTRPAKLEFSASNHSNLPDNTTISIAGEKVQSPVFWHGQSFTLPDAHISLTQDFADHPAEKELNFEIISLSLEKKTISGSTYLVAQIETWVSNWSEPGPPLIMVLHKNNLPEEDVSNLLEEPGNATFTVYPNPFIRDILIQYELEEPSPVEVSLYDYYGKLRSAAFAEKNQQTGKHTLTIPGHTLTPGIYIIQVQIAGKKYSKQVLKK; translated from the coding sequence TTGGGGAGTGAGAAAGCGGCCTATAGTTTAGGTTACCTGTATTTGAAAGGGATGGGGAGTATTGATCAGGATTATTACCAGGCTATCCAATGGTTTGAAAAAAGTAATTACGGAATGGCCAGGCATTGGCTTGCCAAGTGTTATTATTATGGTTTGGGTGTTACTAAGAATAAAGAAAAGGCTATGACATTATTGCGGGACAATCCTATATATAATAGCCAAACATTACTGACACAATGGGAAGCACATGACCGAAGTGATGAGAACCAGGATGTAGTCGGGAAGGAGATCCCGAATCAAATTCTTGCAAAAAGCACCCAGGACCTTGCTAACAATAAAACAGAATCGAATTTACCTTCAGATTCATTTAGCGGAGAATGGCAGGGAAATTTGTATGAAATGGACTGGTCCGGGAAAAAAATCCTCAAAACTCGCCCAGCCAAACTTGAATTTTCGGCTTCAAACCACAGTAATTTACCGGACAATACAACAATATCCATAGCAGGTGAAAAAGTGCAAAGTCCTGTTTTTTGGCATGGTCAGTCCTTTACACTACCAGATGCCCATATTTCCTTAACACAGGATTTTGCTGATCATCCTGCTGAAAAAGAACTCAACTTTGAAATCATTTCTCTTTCGCTGGAAAAAAAGACTATAAGCGGTAGTACCTATCTGGTAGCCCAAATAGAAACGTGGGTCTCCAACTGGTCTGAACCCGGTCCTCCCTTAATTATGGTACTTCACAAAAATAACCTGCCTGAAGAAGATGTTTCCAATCTATTAGAAGAGCCGGGTAATGCCACTTTCACAGTATATCCCAACCCCTTTATCCGAGACATTTTAATACAATACGAACTGGAAGAACCTTCCCCGGTTGAAGTTTCCCTGTATGATTATTACGGAAAATTGAGATCTGCAGCTTTTGCGGAAAAAAATCAGCAAACAGGCAAACATACCCTAACCATCCCTGGACATACCCTTACCCCTGGGATTTATATCATTCAGGTTCAAATTGCCGGCAAAAAATATTCAAAACAGGTATTAAAGAAATAA